The Gossypium arboreum isolate Shixiya-1 chromosome 4, ASM2569848v2, whole genome shotgun sequence DNA segment TTTTAGTTTCTGTGTAATCCGACCCTCGTTAAAGCTTCTGTAATTGTATTTGGGACTCTGTTACAGCTTGGATTCATGTATGTATGTGTTCTCATGGGTGTTAGGTTTAGTTGGTCGGAAGAAAAGTATTGATGTGATGTGATATGATGAATGAGCTTGAGTTATTTTCTTGTCATCACTATTTAATAAATGTATACCAGTATTATTGATTCTGAATTTGTTCGACTGAATATGAACCACTGCTTCTGTGAGTTTGTTAGTGATTTGGGTGCATTCCTGCATTTGCATAAAAACCTGAGATTTTAGTTGTGAAGAGAAGAAAGACTGATTTGACAATTTAACTGCAATATTTCTGTATAGCGGCTTACCATGTAAAATTATGCAAATGTCAGCTCAACTGCACATTTTAATTCAAGTGGATTAGTTCCACATTTGTGGTGTGTAGGGTAAATGGGCTTTCTATAGCCTTAATGTGGTGTGCAGGGTGGACGAAGTGGTGTTTGGATGGTTAGGGGGTTTCTAATTTGCTTCATTCATTTTCATATCCGAATATAAGTCTGTCTGCAATGATGGTAGCATAACTGCATAGTAATTTGAGTAGTCCGACATGATTAGGTAATTGGTGTTTTAAGAATAATATCATCATGTCATGTTTGGAAATGACACTATTTGTATATCTGATTACTGAATTGAGATTTTCATACTTTAACTCCAAGATCCCTTTTTAAGTATATGTTTTGGTACTCCGTCGTTTGCCTTCATTTCTATTTCGACCTCACACTAAGCTCGTGTAACTCATTTCCCTTAGTTTCCTCCTTTTTTAGGTTAACTTGGAGCTTGGAGGTTGGACTCGGTAAACCGGTGGTCTCGGAATTTAAAGAGtttggtttgtttttaatgaAGTTTCTTAAAATTCAGCTTATTATTTTCAGTTGATTTGTAAGTAAGATTATATAAACTGTGGTAAAGGTTTTGATCTTTAAATTTCTCGTTGGATTCTATGTTTTGGGTTTTGAACAGATTTTTCTGAAAACTTCATGCATGGTTTTTAACTAGTCTTTTTGCAATTGTTCTAAAGCTCACACGATTGTTGAGAAATGGCCTAAGTTTTTTTGTCAAAAAGTAACAACATGTTTTTTGCTACATCACTGGTTATGGATTTTGGTTGACGTCAGCTAAACACTATTTGCAAAATATAGGTTTAGTTTTATTAAATTTAGTTAAGCATACAAAGGGATTGACTATTGAAGAGGATTTTGGAATTCAGTAATGTGACCTCCGAGATTCGGCCGAAATTTTTAGGCCGAGTTTTGGGGTAGTacacaaaattaaatatttttaacaaaaaaattataattaaattttttaacaaaaaatgttaaaattaaatgacccgaatccttatttaaataaaatacagtggtaaaataaaataaaagtaaaatccatatagaactacacttcttttattttattttggaataaagttttttaaaccttattaaactccatctattttatattgattagaataaggtgtttcagtcttactagaatatggctttacaagcctataaatagacatatttTATTCCACTTGTaataattcgaattcgacataatgaattttcttctcctctgcccgtggttttttcccgaaagggttttcacgtaaaaatctatgtgttctttattttattttattttttcacaaattagtatcagagcttccgggttgttcatctcgatcacggtaatggcgtctttgaagtatgatttttcgctgttggatcgcaacactagatttgcgttctggcagattaagatgcaagcagttcttgcgcaaATGGATCTGGAgaatgccctgctagggatagataagatgccttcgacattaacaaatgaagagaagaagcgtaaggatcgaaaggcgttaacataattacatctgcatttgtcctaCGAAATTTTGCAAGATGTGATAAAAGAGAAGACtgtcgctgcattatggaagaggctagaacaaatatgtatgtcaaaaactctaacaagcaagttgcatatgaagcaacaTCTTTATACTCagcgtttggaggaaggtgtgtCTGTAtatgaacacttaacagtgtttaaagaaattctctcaaacttggaggccatggaggttcagtatgataaggaagatctagggttgattctactttgttcgctacccccgtcttattcaacctttagagacacggttttatatagccgcgagtctcttacagttgatgaggtttatgattctttaacctcgtatgataagattaagcatcttgtggttaaactcgaCTCTCAAAGAGAGGGTTTCATTGTTCgtaggagacaagatcggaatgttgatgatgattatggaaggacacaggaacagGATCCTCGCGACaaaatctaagggtagattaaagtcttcaaacagaggtaaaacttgtaacttctacaaGAAGAAATGGCATATTAAATCTGattgctataagctacagaacaagattaaaagagaggctgcgaatcaaaagggaaaacagtgAGCGATGTGAGCAATGGTGTAGAAGACtatagcgatggtgaacttctaggtgcttctgtcaacaattctaaagtgagcgaggagtggatacttgattcaggctgtactttctacatgagtcccaatcgggattggtttacaacttacaaaaCAGTGTCTCAAGGTATTATTtttatgggaaataatgcttcgtgtaaagtTACAGGTGTTGggacaattaaagttaagatgtttgatggagttgtcggaacacttagtgacgtatggCATGTTCcacaattgaaaagaaatttaatttcgttgagtactcttgattcaaaagggtacaaatacacagctgaaagtggagttttaaagatttccaaaggttctattgttgtgatgaaagggctgAGAAAGACTGcaaagttatatattttgtagggttctactgttactggtgatgcagctgtcgcttcctcttccttgtcagatgatgatattactaaactttggcatatgcgcctagggcatatgagtgagaatgacatgacagaattgagcaaaagaagacttcttgatgggcaaagaatttgcaaactgaatttctgtgagcactgtgtttttgggaagcaaaagagagttcgattcactagaggaatccataacacgaagggaacgttggagtatattcattctgatttgtgagggccatccagagtgcctttgagaggtggagctaattatatgctaagctttattgatgattttttcagaaaagtttgggcgttcttcctgaagcagaaaagcgatgtgttttccgcatttaagtcttgaaaaattatgattgaaaaatagatggaaaaacaaataaaatacatctatacagacaatggcttagagttctgttctgatgagtttaatagattgtacaagtcagaagggatcgtgagacacttgatagttcgccatactccacagcaaaatgacGTTAcaaaacgaatgaacagaacgatcatggagaaggttcaacGTATGTtatcaaatgccaacttaccaaagttgtTTTGggtagaagcagcctctactgcatgttttttgatcaaccgatctccatccgttgccattgagaaaaagactacacaagaggtatggtctggtaatcctactaattattctaatttaaagatctttggATGTCAtgcatatgctcatgttgataatggaaaattggaaccgagatccattaaatgtgtttttcttggttataaagctggtgtaaaagggtataagttatggtgtcctgaaaatagaaaagttgtgattagcagagatgttgtttttgatgaaactgttatgctacctaacttatctcttaaagactcttccaataaagaaaatcaaacgcaggtggagcatcagattaatacagagtcgactcctcaagccagtacaaaaaattgagaatagagttgcttcttcaccacaatactctattgccaaaaacaaaactagaagagaaattaaacctccaaagaagtatgccgaggctgatttagttgcttatgttttaaatgtggctgaagatatagatgcaaataaAGAGCCATCTTATTATTCTGaagcggttagctgtgaagactcagaaaagtggatgtttgctatgcaagaggagatgaaaTCACTCCAAAAAAACAGAACAtgagatcttgtgaaacttcctaaaggtaaaaaggctattCATTTTAAATgagtgtttaaaaagaaaaaaaggactcCAAGAGTTGAAAACCTAGATATAAAGTAatgcttgttgcaaagggttacagtcaaattctaggagtggacttcacagatttGTTCTCCCCAGTTTTTAAGTATAATTCGATTCGGGTTTTGCTTGGTAttatggccatgcatgatttgaagcttgagcagttagatgtaaaaactgcatttttgcataaAGAACTTGAGGagaatatttacatacaacaaccagagggttttacagttaacaaccagagggttttacagtatcaaaaaaagaggactatgtttgcttgttgaaaaagtcccttttacgatttgaaacagtcaccaagacaatggtacaagaggtttgattcctttatgacttcttatgatttcaaaagaagtagttttgacagttgtgtttactttaagaaaaacagtgatggttcttttgtgtatctacttctttatgttgatgacatgttgatagcagcaaaagataaatgagagataagaaatgtcaaagcccaactaagtgaagaatttgagatgaaagatttgggaccagcaaagaagatacttggtatggagattctcaaagatagaaaaacaagtaaattgtacctaagtcagaaatggtacattgagaaagttctttgcaggttcaatatgcagagtgctaagcctattagtactcctttagcagcccatttcagactttcatcggctttgtctccataatcagatgatgagattgagtacatgtcacatgttccatactctagtgcaatgagatctctcatgtatgctatggtttgttcacgtccaaatttatcatatgcagtcagtgcagttagtagATACATGGTGAATcttggtaaagaacactggaaagcagttcagtggatttttaagatacttacgaggtactactgatgtctgcttatagtttggaagaactagagatggagtcattgggtatgttgatgctgattttgctagagaccttgatagaagaaaatctctcacaggttatgtctttacaatcggaggttgtgcaatcagttggaaagccactttgcaaactacagtcgctttttctaccactgaagttgagtacatggcgattattgaggcttgtaaagaagttcagtggatttttaagatacttacgaggtactactgatgtctgCTTATAGTTTAGAAGAACTAGAGatagagtcattgggtatgttgatgctgattttgctagagaccttgatagaagaaaatctctcacaggttatgtctttacaatcggaggttgtgcaatcagttggaaagccactttgcaaactacagtcgctttttctaccactgaagctgagtacatggcgattattgaggcttgtaaagaagttatttggttgaagggactctttagtgaacttaatgaagaccttcaaatcagtactgtattttgtgatagtcagagtgcaatcttctttacaaaagatcaaatgtttcataatagaacaaaacacattgatattcggtatcattttgtttgtgatattattgctcgtggtgatattgttgtgagcgaaattagtactcatgaaaatcttgcagatatgatgactaagtcacttcttataaccaagtttgagcattgcttagacttggttggtgtccattgttgaagttaaacccttaaagggttttatggaagaggtggagaacttgttcgttgagagttctaatgaagaacttgttcattgagaattcgtgtcaaggtggagattgttagaattaaataacccgaattcttatttaaataaaatatagtggtaaaataaaataaaagtaaaatccatatagaactacacttcttttattttattttagaataaggttttttaaacattattaaacttcatctattttatattgattagaataaggtgtttcagtcttactagaatatggctttacaagcctataaatagacatagtctattcctcttgtaataatttgaattcgacatagtgaattttcttctcctctacccgtggttttttcccgaaagggtttccacttaAAATCTGTgtgttgtttattttattttattttttcaccaaaaatatgaaaaatcaaGATTCATCCTTTCATTTCTCATCATCAAAATTCATTTGGTAATTGTTCTTCATCAAATTCATGTCTTCATTCTCATCATCAaagtctttttcttttttctgtttaaattttaaaaagaaaaatttagttATTAGCTGATAATAAAGGAAAAGTAGTGTTGTGAAGAGGTGTGAAATGGAAATCGAATACCTCCTCAGCCACTACAAGATGGAAATATAGAAACCCAATAATAtcattaactaataaaatgttttcaattaaaaagaAGAGGGTTCATGTTTCATCTGTTGTTCATGGTGTTGTAACACTTTGCAAACAAGTGGCTCAAATGTAGAGCACCAAGAGCAAGTAAAAAACCAGCTCCACCAAAATCTGTTcaaatgaaaaacataaattaattAGGAACGACTTTTCCTTGACTGGGTCATTCATGTAAATGAGAGTTTGccccccttttatttttttttcttatgtaACAATCACGTAAAAGATattttaccaaaaataaaaacttttcaatttcgTCCAACTTGAGCAAATAAAAAGGAGATTTGAGTCAaggagagaaacaaaaaaaaaacagggaTATTTGTCAAAGGAGTGACTATGGCGATGCAGCACTTTGATCTAGTTGTTTACTTAAATGCTGTGGAAAAGAGAGTGAGAGAATAAAAGAAGTATTTGTTTATTTgcgtttaaaatttttttaatatcaaTTTTTTCTCTCAATTtgcataataaaataggaaagcACGACATGTTAGGAATCTCTTATAAAAGTCATTCACGTTTGAAACATATCTTAATGTCTAAAACTTGGTGTAGCCTTACATTGCCTCtcaatttttatgaaatacaaAATGTTCATTGAATGATaacaaattaattataattttgaattttcaaAGAATATTTGTACATTCTCTCTAGCTCAAACAAATTGAATAGaggttttattcatatttttgaaTAGgctaataaataaaaagaagTAAAAGATAATACATTATTGAGATTCTTAATTTTTGAAgagactttattattattattattatatcaaatGAGATGATAAAATGAATAACAAGAATTATGTGTCGTGAACTTTGTATTATGCATATTACTTAGATAAACTCTAGTTAGTCGCatagaaagaaatgaaaaaacaAAATATGAAAGAGAATATAAAGAAAAAAACTGAAAGGGGATCGGATTCTATTTATATGGTGGTTGAGATGAGTGtttgttattttttatctttAAACTCCTCTGGACCCAACATTTTTTGTTGGCTTTTCAACCAactattttaatcttttaattaaataGGCAAAACATGGTTGgtgcttttttctttttgtttttaaggTCGATCCTTAATATTTGGATATTTTAGgtacttaattaaataaaatattaaaatattaaaataaaaaaaaatatatgtatattttaaaagttaaatcgTGAATTATTAGATGGAATTTTCCAAGGATACCTTGGATGCATTGGCCAGATCAAACAAGATTCTGAGGTGAGGCCTGGGCTCAGTTTAATTTAGTCAGTTGCACGCCCGGCCTTGTAGCCGACGCCGAGTGACATCTAAGTCTTAACTCTAAATCTTTATTGCTTATTTTCGAATTATCTCCCTTAGTTGTAGTCGCCGCCGTCTTCttcaattataatttttaattgtaTTACTATCGAGTTGATTCTTCTCGTCTTATTGGGTAAATCAATTGTCAAATATTATCGCTCCAgttatataaaaatgaaaaatccCAACGCCAAAAGCGAGGAATCCGATTGGGAGGTGAGGCCAGGTGGCATGCTGGTCCAGCTAAGAGACCACcgcaaagaagaagaagaagacgacGACGATCATACTCATCACAACCACAATCACGAAACCGCTGCTGCATCCTCTGGCGGGCCCATGATCAACAGCGACCCTGCCCATAGCCCAGCCCAGCTCTCCGCCCAATCTTATTTTGGTAATTTCCTTGTACCTTCTTATTTCTTTACAGCTGCAAATACAACAAACACAAAGATTTTCTTTTTGGGATAATTGATATTATTGGGTTTTTCTTTTGGTAGAAATATTATTGGTTTCATCATGCATTGGCGTGTTAATTGTTCTTGCTGGCGTTAATTTTAGCTTTTTGTTGTGGATAAAGAATGAAGAGTAGTTAGGATTTTTGTCGTCTGTTTATGCCTTTCATATGGGTCTTGCTTCTTCCACTCCCAAGGCATCTTCTAGTAATTATTCTGTTATATTCCTAATTTTTCAATCATTTTCTGAAATTTCGTTTATTATGTTCCGAATTGGTTCTTAATCTTGTgtgaacttaaaaaaaaattagttaatcAGGTTTCATCTATTTATAAAATTGATCTGTATATTGCAAATTTTTAACATGCAGATTGTTACGTTTTGGTTACAAAATTTTTTAAAGCTGTATTTTCTCTGTTGTGAACTGTAATCTACTGTGCTAGACAATACAGCAAGCAAAGAAAAAATGACCAATACCAAAGATAATAAGGTTGAAGAGGTAAAGGAAAGTGAAGAAATATCTAAAGCCTTTGCAGCGGTTGCCGGAGTCCGAAAAGAAGTAGACAAGCTCTCTGAAAGAGTGAGTTTCTCTGCTTGTTTCTTATATTTACTGGTATTGaatcttgaaattgaattatCTGTCTCTGTTATATTGCTTTATTTGTATAGGTTGCTGCATTAGAAGTGGCTGTGAACAGTGGGACGAAGGTAACCGATGAGGAATTTGTTGTACCGGCGGAGTTACTTATGAGAGAGTTGCTGAAATTGGATGGGATCGAGGCTGAAG contains these protein-coding regions:
- the LOC108457717 gene encoding BAG family molecular chaperone regulator 4-like isoform X1, coding for MEFSKDTLDALARSNKILSYIKMKNPNAKSEESDWEVRPGGMLVQLRDHRKEEEEDDDDHTHHNHNHETAAASSGGPMINSDPAHSPAQLSAQSYFDNTASKEKMTNTKDNKVEEVKESEEISKAFAAVAGVRKEVDKLSERVAALEVAVNSGTKVTDEEFVVPAELLMRELLKLDGIEAEGEARLQRKAEVRRIQKYHEIQLKTRNSNPFSDKHKAVSVTTNWETFDSGMGSLTAPPPMSSSTNTTQDWERFD
- the LOC108457717 gene encoding BAG family molecular chaperone regulator 4-like isoform X2, with protein sequence MEFSKDTLDALARSNKILSYIKMKNPNAKSEESDWEVRPGGMLVQLRDHRKEEEEDDDDHTHHNHNHETAAASSGGPMINSDPAHSPAQLSAQSYFASKEKMTNTKDNKVEEVKESEEISKAFAAVAGVRKEVDKLSERVAALEVAVNSGTKVTDEEFVVPAELLMRELLKLDGIEAEGEARLQRKAEVRRIQKYHEIQLKTRNSNPFSDKHKAVSVTTNWETFDSGMGSLTAPPPMSSSTNTTQDWERFD